ATGACGAGCACGAAGACAAGAAGCACCGAGAGGAGGACGCCCTTCCCGAAACCCGCGAGCATCCCCGCGAGCCGGTCGGTCCCCGACAGTGCCGATCCTCGCACCCACCGTTCGACGAGGAGGCCCACGAGGCGAACCGCCAGGTAGACGGCGAGGAAGGTCAGAAGGTACGCCACGATGTCGCCGTGGGAGAAGTCGAGGCGCAGACGCTCCTGCGCGATCGCGTAGAATTTCACCCCCGCGATGTGCCCTGCGATAAGCCCTCCCCAGGAGAACAGCTGGCGCACCATCCCCTGGAAGATCCCGTGGACGGCGAGTCCGAGGCACAAGACGGCGATGACGATATCGAGAAGGTTCACGC
This is a stretch of genomic DNA from Candidatus Deferrimicrobiaceae bacterium. It encodes these proteins:
- a CDS encoding CvpA family protein yields the protein MNLLDIVIAVLCLGLAVHGIFQGMVRQLFSWGGLIAGHIAGVKFYAIAQERLRLDFSHGDIVAYLLTFLAVYLAVRLVGLLVERWVRGSALSGTDRLAGMLAGFGKGVLLSVLLVFVLVILLPRDTSLLRESKLAPNAMVAARWMQKVFPERIRDSFREKIGDFATPPGGKTEEPASLQPKNRSRK